A region of Methyloversatilis discipulorum DNA encodes the following proteins:
- a CDS encoding ShlB/FhaC/HecB family hemolysin secretion/activation protein, translated as MSHLLFRHISFLCLMLALCGAARAQPATGSQEPASARFDIFEYVVEGNSVLPDEAIERAVYPYLGERRNADDVNKAAQALEKAYQDAGYLTVAVGIPEQAVTTGVVTLQVTEGRVERLRVTGAEYTLPSRVREQTPALAEGEVPNFSEVQADLGRVGRNADLRVTPLLQAGRTPGSVVVELQLEDSFPLHGSIELSNKRSADTDTGRLEASIRYDNLWQRRHSIGLSYFVVPTERDQIEVWGLNYAVPLENSFVAGFFARSNSNIPTLFDTTSLGRGDVIGLRWIRPLPTRTFDINHTLSLGLDWKDNEQDTVGIAGTTLTLSQPVKYWLMSAQYGLTVPYASGARLRFSGTVNAGAAGMNERTIDCNGIRVDQFDCRRPGATADFFVARFELEAALPLGAGWGLGARADIQRSNDLLINSEQFSAGGFDSVRGYLESERLGDEGERVRAELLTPQWQPFDGYAMRGLMFYDWAGLRIRQPFVGQDGRAALEATGLGIRMQAPRGFRLDADWALALRDGAAGRTEKGDSRLLVRLGYEF; from the coding sequence ATGTCGCACCTCCTCTTCCGCCACATCTCATTCCTGTGCCTGATGCTTGCGCTGTGTGGCGCAGCCCGCGCGCAACCGGCGACCGGCTCGCAGGAACCGGCGTCCGCCCGCTTCGACATCTTCGAGTACGTGGTCGAGGGCAACTCGGTATTGCCGGACGAAGCGATCGAGCGTGCGGTCTATCCCTATCTGGGCGAGCGACGCAACGCCGACGACGTGAACAAGGCGGCGCAGGCGCTCGAAAAGGCCTATCAGGACGCCGGCTACCTGACGGTGGCGGTAGGCATTCCCGAACAGGCGGTGACCACCGGGGTGGTGACGCTGCAGGTGACCGAGGGCCGGGTCGAACGGCTGCGCGTGACCGGCGCCGAGTACACGCTGCCCAGTCGCGTCCGCGAGCAGACGCCGGCGCTGGCCGAGGGTGAGGTACCGAATTTCTCCGAGGTGCAGGCGGACCTCGGTCGTGTCGGCCGCAACGCCGACCTGCGTGTGACACCGCTGCTGCAGGCCGGGCGCACGCCGGGATCGGTGGTGGTCGAACTGCAGCTCGAAGACAGCTTTCCGCTGCATGGATCGATCGAACTGAGCAACAAGCGCAGCGCCGACACCGACACCGGGCGTCTCGAGGCGTCCATCCGCTACGACAACCTCTGGCAGCGCCGGCATTCGATCGGCCTGTCCTACTTCGTCGTGCCCACCGAGCGCGACCAGATCGAGGTGTGGGGCCTGAACTACGCCGTGCCGCTGGAGAACAGCTTTGTCGCCGGTTTCTTCGCGCGGTCGAATAGCAATATCCCGACCCTGTTCGACACCACCTCGCTCGGCCGCGGCGACGTGATCGGCCTGCGCTGGATACGACCTTTGCCGACGCGCACCTTCGACATCAACCACACCTTGAGCCTCGGGCTGGACTGGAAGGACAACGAACAGGACACGGTGGGCATCGCCGGCACCACGCTGACCTTGAGCCAGCCGGTGAAGTACTGGCTCATGAGTGCCCAGTACGGTCTGACCGTGCCTTATGCGTCCGGCGCGCGGCTGCGCTTCAGCGGCACGGTGAACGCCGGTGCGGCGGGCATGAACGAGCGGACCATCGACTGCAACGGCATCCGTGTCGACCAGTTCGACTGCCGTCGTCCGGGCGCCACGGCGGATTTCTTCGTCGCGCGTTTCGAGCTCGAGGCGGCGTTGCCACTCGGCGCCGGCTGGGGGCTGGGCGCACGGGCCGACATCCAGCGCAGCAACGACCTGCTCATCAACAGTGAGCAGTTCTCTGCCGGTGGCTTCGATTCGGTGCGCGGTTACCTCGAATCGGAGCGTTTGGGCGACGAGGGCGAACGTGTGCGCGCCGAACTGCTGACGCCGCAATGGCAGCCCTTCGACGGCTACGCCATGCGCGGGTTGATGTTCTACGACTGGGCGGGGCTGCGCATCCGCCAGCCCTTCGTCGGCCAGGACGGCCGCGCTGCGCTGGAAGCGACCGGACTGGGCATCCGCATGCAGGCGCCACGTGGATTCAGGCTGGATGCCGACTGGGCGCTGGCCTTGCGCGATGGTGCGGCCGGCCGCACCGAAAAGGGCGACAGCAGGCTACTGGTCCGGCTGGGCTACGAATTCTGA